One region of Eretmochelys imbricata isolate rEreImb1 chromosome 2, rEreImb1.hap1, whole genome shotgun sequence genomic DNA includes:
- the SEC61G gene encoding protein transport protein Sec61 subunit gamma codes for MDQVMQFVEPSRQFVKDSIRLVKRCTKPDRKEFQKIAMATAIGFAIMGFIGFFVKLIHIPINNIIVGG; via the exons ATGGATCAAGTAATGCAATTTGTTGAGCCCAGTCGTCAATTTGTAAAAGATTCCATCAGGCTTGTTAAAAGATGCACTAAGCCAGACAGAAAAG AATTCCAGAAGATTGCCATGGCAACAGCAATAGGTTTTGCGATAATGGGATTTATTGGTTTCTTTGTGAAATTGATCCATATCCCTATCAACAACATCATTGT TGGTGGCTGA